ccgaaacattagtacatgtgtgatatgtagagaacaaagaagtccctagtatgcctcttaaactagcttgttgattaatggatgattagtttcataatcatgaacattggatgttattaataacaaggttatgtcattgtatgaatgatgtaatggacacacccaattaagcgtagcataagatctcgtcattaagttatttgctataagctttcgatacatagttacctagtccttatgaccatgagatcatgtaaatcacttataccggaaaggtactttgattacaccaaacaccactgcgtaaatgggtggctataaaggtgggattaagtatccagaaagtatgagttgaggcatatggatcaacagtgggatttgtccatcccgatgacggatagatatactctgggccctctcggtggaatgtcgtctaatgtcttgcaagcatatgaatgagttcataagagaccacataccacggtacgagtaaagagtacttgtcaggagacgaggttgaacaaggtatagagtgataccgaagatcaaacctcggacaagtaaaatatcgcgtgacaaagggaattggtattgtatgtgaatggttcattcgatcactaaagtcatcgttgaatatgtgggagccattatggatctccagatcccgctattggttattggtcggagtgagtactcaaccatgtccgcatagttcacgaaccgtagggacacttaaagttggatgttgaaatggtagtacttgaatatggaatggagttcgaatatttgttcggagtcccggatgagatcccggacatcacgaggagttccggaatggtccggagaataagattcatatataggatgtcattttatgtgaattaaaatgtcgcggaaggttctatggaaggttctagaaggttctagaaaagtccggaagaaatcaccaaggaaggtggagtcccatgtggactccacctccatggccggccaaccctagtgggggtggagtcccaagtggactcccccttagggggccggccacccccccatatgggaggtggaactcccacctctagtgggagtcctagcttggctaggtttcccctccatatggaaggtttttggttcgggtcttattcgaagactttgggactaactcttggggttccacctatataatgaggggcataggggagggggccggccaccacaaagccacaagttggccgcacccccttgaggccggccaccccctcccaaaccctagccgcccccctctcctccataactcccgcgtagctttagcgaagctccgccggacttctccaccaccaccgacaccacgccgacgtgctatcggattcaagaggagctactacttccgctgcccgctggaacggagaggtggacgtcgtcttcatcaacaaccgaacgtgtgaccgagtacggaggtgctttgCCGCTCGTGGCGcctaaccgatcgtgatcaagatcttctacgcgcttttgcaagcggcaagtgaacgtctaccgcagcaacaagagcctcctcttgtaggctttggaatctcttcaagggtgagactcgataccccctcgttgctaccgtcttctagattgcatcttggcttggattgcgtgttcgcggtaggaaattttttgttttctatgcaacgttatccttcagtgTTCACATAGAATGAAGAAGGGGAGCGGGAGATATGGCAGCGCGTGGAAGGAAAGTGGTCTAGGGTTTCCAGGGCTCGGATCGAATTTAAGGGAGGGGAAAATTGGAGGAGAGGGGAGTGGGTGCGGTGGTTGGAGGTGAGAACCACCGTCACGCCCTTTGTGTGCTCTCTCTCTCCATGGAGGAAGACGACATAAGGATGAAAATAAATAAAAGGGGAGGGGAGAGAGGGCGAAGGGGTACCGGGCTCGGTCGAAGGGAGAGGATGTGGGGTTGGGGATCTTGGGCCGCCAGAATAGAGAGGGAGCATGCCAGGAAAGAAAAGGGGCCTAGTGTTAGAAATTATGTTAGGGTTTTCAAAATTATTATTTATTTTTCCTTTGATTGAAAAAACTAGTTCGAAAACATTTGAAAAATAATTTTGTTTGAAcataattttattttgttaaaAGCATGGATGTGATGTATGCATGATGAGTAAAAAATAGACAATTCGATGTAGAATCGTTGATCTAGTACTAAGTATGTAGATATATTCAAATCTAGACAAATCTTTGACATCTTTTATAGAGAGGGTATGTATTTTATTTCTCGATTAAAAAAGTACTGTACTGTAGTAGTAATTCCTATTTTATTCCTCATCCAAGCGCGGCCCTTTTTCTCCTAAAACTTTTGCAACCACGAATCGACCGGACACCGAGTCACTGACACACGCTCTAGCTCTCCGGTCTCCGCTCACATCGCCGCCGCGTGGGCTCCGGCCGCTCCTCTGCTCCGTCGCACGCCATGACGGCGAATCAGCAGGCGGGCGAAGCCCTGGCGGCCCACATCTCCGGCTTGACCCGCCCCGATATGTACGACCTGATGTCCCAGACGAAGGTGCGCTTCCCCCAATCCTCAAACCCTACACGGTCGATTCCTCCCCTGCTGGCTTTCTCTCCATGTTCTCACCGTTTTACCTGTTCGCGCAGGCCATGATCGAGCACGACCAGGAGAGGGCGCGCCGAATGCTCGTCGAGAACCCAGAAGTCACCCGCGCGCTTTTCCGGGTGAGTTTTAGGGTTTGTGCGGGGGTTCTGGAGAGGTTTCCTGGTACAAAATTTGGTCTTTGTATGCAAGATTGAAATAGAACTTCATCTTTATTACAAATGGTAATAGCTAAACAGATTAAGCGGGGCTCTTGTAGTGCTGGCTCCCCCAGGTTGAAGCCTGGATGAGGTCTGCACAGTGTGGAATTGAGATAACATTTATGTGGCAGAATCTTTCTCGGTTGCTATTTACACGAGTCGATGAAAAATCTAGTCATAAGACTTGGTGTATGGTGTGTTAATGTTGGTCGTATTGCCGCAAATCGCGTCTTCACACATGTGCTTGTTTTAGCAAACTTCTCTAAAAGACTAAAACTGAACCCACTACTTGTTCTACTACAACTGTTTCCTATTGGTTTGTTCAATTGTTTGTAAAAGAAAACTGTTTTATAAAAGAGGGGAAGCAACCTCCCCAACCGGTTGGGGAGTATAATATGcatgttttatgtttcttttcttgttgtCCCTGCAAAACTTCCCTGATATCTTCCAGTTAATATGGGATTATTTGGCTGCCTACATATGTGAATTTAATTTACTACTACTTCCAAGTTTCAATTGGATTGTGCTGCGAGCAATATATGATTGGTTATATGTGTTTGTTGGGATGAGATTCTTACATTTCTTTTTCACACAGGCCCAAGTAGTTCTCGGAATGGTGAAAACACCTAAAGCTGTATGTAACATAAGATCTTGTACTTCTCTTCACATTTAATATTTGGATTCTTAATAATGAAATTGAACTATTTTTTCATCGAGCGTGTTCTTGTTCTTCCACAGGAAAAACCTTCAGACATGGCACAACCAACAGTTGCTCAGATAGCTCCTCCTGCACCCGTTAAAGCTGCAGTGAAAGATCATGTTAACATGTCCCAAACCCAGTTACCTACCAATCACAAGAATTTGCAACCTTCTGGCCCTTTTCCACCTGGGGCTTCAAATCTGACATCATCTTTGGACCTTCCTGCTATGCCAGTGAACCCAGCACAAGCAAAAGGGTAccctatcaatcatatgatttctGCATCAGCACCCCAGTCATCTCAGCATCCAAATGTTACCATGCCTCCTCATGCTCCTCCACAGTATTCAAATGTGCCTTCTCATATGCCGATCGTTCATAGTCAGCCGCAACAACCTATGCAAAATCCTGGAATGTTTAACCAGCAACTACAGCCACCGTTGCCCCAGTTGCCTAGGCCACCTTCCATGCAGGCCTATACACATCAGATGCATCAGCAAGTACCTAATTCATTTGGTCAGCACATGCTGCAACAACCAATGTATCATGTAAGGTTCTACACTTAATCTGCATGATCATGATAACTAAAAAGTACGCTGTACAATTAACAATGGTATCTTGATTTATTTTTTTCCAGCCAGGTGGGAATCCACAAAATTCTTATTATACAGGTCAACAACAATTAACAAACCAGCCACCACCGTTGCCTAACCAGCCTCCGCCACAGCTATACCAGGTGTGTTTTTCTTGTCATCTGGAAGATATGATTAATTGCATCAGCTGTAGTACAGTTGACCTGTATCCCTTGCCCTGCATAAAGATAATTCAAGCATAATCCCAATTGTTTCTGCATTTGTGCTGCACTTTTCTTTGCAAAGTGATGTAGGATGTAGGAACTGCATTGACGAAGTGCTCTTTATATGCTAGCATCTCAGGAGTTTTAGGCTTCGAAGAACCATGCACCAGTGAATAACTGTTAACTAACCTCTTGCTATCTTGATGCAGTAGTGTTTATTGCTGTTGACTATCTGCATCAAATGACATGATCAGCATTTTTCTTTGAAAGAAGTAACATGTAAATTACTTATATTATCTTAAATCCAATAAACTATTACTGTTTACATGTCGTGGCCTAACATAACAGTTAGCACTGTCATCTACATGTTTAGCTTTGGCTAGGTTCTACAACTTTTCCTTAATCTGAATTTCTTATTAGCATTTATCATTTTCTGAAAAAATCAGTGCACATGCAGCTACTAATTTTTCATAGGTCAGCGCTGCAAATTCTTTACCGTTATATCATAATTTGAGTACACATTTTGCAGTTTTCTATAACAATATGGCAATATGCAATAGCAGTTCTTTAAGAATGGCTGTCATATGAAATGCTTGAGAAATATGTCGTACTGCTCTCCTTTTCAATATTTGATACTTTTGGTTAGGTTATTTCTTGGAAAAGTCAGAGAATGGAAGTGTCAAATATAGCATGTTTATGGTGGTCTTATTTTCTTAGCAAGGACCTGGATCTCCTAGTCATTCTTGTTAAGACCTTACTAAAATTGGTGGCTCATGTATAATATTGGAGCAATGCCATATTAAGCATGTCTTCAACATTATGTCTTACAGAATTTTCCTTAAAACCTGGTCATTCCATATTTTCTTTTGACGATTGAAGAGAAAAATCTTACCAAGTCAGCTTCATTCATCAGTAGTTTTTTTTCTTGAGTTGTGTGAAGTTTTTGAGAAATGTTTCATTATATTGACATCAGTGACATGAGCTAGTATCTTGCAGCAAATCAGAGACCTATGGATTACCAACCTATTGCTAACTTTCAACATTCTGTAAAACCTAGGACATGATCTAAGCAAACCACACACCACTTCTTGGATAGCTTATTGTTGTATGCTAGATTCTCATACCACACGCCACTTCTTGGATAGCTTTGTTATCGTATGCAGATTGTAAGAGTGCCATCTTCTGTCCAATATGTGTTCATTGTAAACACAACAATTAAATCCACTGCATATAACTCCTGTAGTTTTTTTTTCAGCAGGGACAGGCCAATTCACATGTTAACTCACACTACAATTCTCAAAGTATGCAAGTCGATAGATCAGCTCCATGGGGACGTGGCAACCAAGAAGCATCGTCAGCTGCCTCCCATTTCCCTGGACAATTCCCAGGTCTACCTGGACAGATGGCCCAGGGGATTGGTACCGCCCAGACGGGTCGCCCAGAAGCACCTGTAAGTGTCTGTAATTGCATCTTAGAACACTTATTCGTGTGTGCTATGTTTTTGTCTTTTTTCCCCGAAATGAACCGTTCACATAACACTTCTGTTTGAACAGTTGACAGCTGACATGGAAAAGATGCTAGTACAGCAAGTCTTGAGCATGTCGCCGGAACAGATCAATATGCTGCCTCCGGAACAACGGCAGCAGGTGCTTCAACTACGAGACATGCTACGGCAATGATGTACACGACGAGCAGCTGGCTGAGTAGAAGAATCACAGTTTGATGGAGCCATTCAGATCATTTGAGTGCTCCATGCCAGGCACCCAGATTTTGCTGTTGCCGTGACCCATTTTAGCCATTGTTCAGCTGATTGACATCCTTGGTAGTCTGCTGCTTGCCTAGCAAATATGATTGTAGAATGCTAGTCCATTCTGTTATTTACAGGCAGTTGTTTGGACCATATATCCTGGTTGACGAATGAAGCGGCATGTTTTGGTATTCCTTTGCTATCACAATTGTATGCCATGTTATGGTTTAATTATGGCCCTTGTCTGATGAGACTTGCCTATATGATTGTAGAATGCTAGTCCATTCCGTTATTTACAGGCAGTTGTTTGAACCATATATCTTGGTTGATGAATGAAGCGACATGTTTTGTTATTCTTTTGTTATCACAATTGTATGACGTGTTATGGTTGAATTCTGGTCCTTGTCTGATGAAACTTtgtctaatttttttttttgtttcttgccTTTCATTTTTGTTGTTGCCCTACCGTTTGTTGTAAGAGAACTAGCAAAACCGACATTATTTATCTGGAATTTGTATCCATGTTGGAATTTTGTAAACTTTAAATCGGGGCACCAGCAAATTGTTACCTTCCTGCCAGCCAGTAGATTGTCACCCAGCGACAGCACGTCCGTGCAGCCTCATGCATGCACCCAGTGCCATGGCCTCTTGTTTGACACCTCTCTTTGACCATCCTTTAAGCCAATGTCTtggttgttcaaactttcaaccCCTTCTTGCCTTCCTGCCTCCTCTTCTCCATCTTTTGTCTCCCTCTTCCCTCCGCTTcctccaaaccctaaactctaccaCTGTACAATCAGACATGGAGAAGAAGGATGATCAATGACACAATGTCACGGGTTTCTAACAACGACAATGCACAATTGCACATTCTCCTGGTTGGGGAGGCGATTGACAACAAGGAGGTTCCTAATGTTGGAGAATGACATGCTAGGTTTGAGGAGAGGCGCGCGAGCAAGGGCGTAGAGGTTTTACTTAGGATGTAACAATATCAGATTGGATTTTTTTCGTTACCATATCCTC
This Lolium perenne isolate Kyuss_39 chromosome 1, Kyuss_2.0, whole genome shotgun sequence DNA region includes the following protein-coding sequences:
- the LOC127327203 gene encoding cleavage stimulating factor 64 isoform X1; amino-acid sequence: MTANQQAGEALAAHISGLTRPDMYDLMSQTKAMIEHDQERARRMLVENPEVTRALFRAQVVLGMVKTPKAEKPSDMAQPTVAQIAPPAPVKAAVKDHVNMSQTQLPTNHKNLQPSGPFPPGASNLTSSLDLPAMPVNPAQAKGYPINHMISASAPQSSQHPNVTMPPHAPPQYSNVPSHMPIVHSQPQQPMQNPGMFNQQLQPPLPQLPRPPSMQAYTHQMHQQVPNSFGQHMLQQPMYHPGGNPQNSYYTGQQQLTNQPPPLPNQPPPQLYQQGQANSHVNSHYNSQSMQVDRSAPWGRGNQEASSAASHFPGQFPGLPGQMAQGIGTAQTGRPEAPLTADMEKMLVQQVLSMSPEQINMLPPEQRQQVLQLRDMLRQ
- the LOC127327203 gene encoding cleavage stimulating factor 64 isoform X2, which encodes MTANQQAGEALAAHISGLTRPDMYDLMSQTKAMIEHDQERARRMLVENPEVTRALFRAQVVLGMVKTPKAEKPSDMAQPTVAQIAPPAPVKAAVKDHVNMSQTQLPTNHKNLQPSGPFPPGASNLTSSLDLPAMPVNPAQAKGYPINHMISASAPQSSQHPNVTMPPHAPPQYSNVPSHMPIVHSQPQQPMQNPGMFNQQLQPPLPQLPRPPSMQAYTHQMHQQVPNSFGQHMLQQPMYHPGGNPQNSYYTGQQQLTNQPPPLPNQPPPQLYQGQANSHVNSHYNSQSMQVDRSAPWGRGNQEASSAASHFPGQFPGLPGQMAQGIGTAQTGRPEAPLTADMEKMLVQQVLSMSPEQINMLPPEQRQQVLQLRDMLRQ